Proteins found in one Vicia villosa cultivar HV-30 ecotype Madison, WI unplaced genomic scaffold, Vvil1.0 ctg.000232F_1_1_3, whole genome shotgun sequence genomic segment:
- the LOC131625638 gene encoding F-box protein SKIP23-like — MADWFMLPKDLLLLIIEKLNSEFYRIRFRSVCSTWRFFIPKPHNLFPFKLPHFPDFSDSDIEKLEKHSIFLIKPPATPNQQILRPWLVRISPTSTGKFNLWHPLLRHSLNIPSDLRMLDFSQLSVFNMGQIYNLSTPVATFQGDKFEDSVATFQGGEILDIITQDYSGELVMLRRGDDSWTKIPHEAYFYNDIFIFNGRPCVGDKTGWTVMIGSDLSIHLVAEPVHGGFLYGDVKIMVENESELLLVHRSKDFSDGDKPVWIDVYRLDQKEKKWLWLSNLGDTVVFFGRCGSFAASALDLGFDNGNFVIYSNNNDMSIFHLDQRKNSLLSDYQDYFKLFWPPPEWIISRGF, encoded by the coding sequence ATGGCAGATTGGTTTATGCTTCCAAAAGATCTTCTGCTGTTAATTATAGAAAAACTCAACAGTGAATTCTACCGCATTCGCTTTCGTTCCGTCTGTTCCACATGGAGATTTTTCATACCAAAACCTCACAACCTTTTTCCCTTCAAGCTTCCGCACTTCCCCGACTTTAGTGATTCTGATATCGAAAAACTCGAAAAACACAGCATCTTTCTCATCAAACCACCCGCAACACCAAACCAACAAATTCTCCGCCCTTGGTTGGTCAGAATCAGTCCAACTTCAACCGGAAAATTTAACCTCTGGCACCCTCTTTTACGTCACAGTCTTAATATACCTTCCGATCTGCGCATGCTGGACTTCAGCCAACTCTCTGTCTTTAATATGGGACAGATCTATAATTTGTCTACCCCTGTTGCCACGTTTCAGGGGGACAAGTTTGAGGATTCTGTTGCCACGTTTCAGGGGGGAGAGATTCTGGATATTATCACACAAGACTACTCCGGGGAGCTGGTGATGCTCCGTCGTGGAGACGATAGTTGGACTAAGATCCCCCATGAGGCATATTTCTACAatgatattttcatttttaacGGCCGGCCTTGTGTGGGAGACAAAACCGGTTGGACTGTGATGATCGGATCAGATTTGAGCATTCATTTGGTGGCTGAGCCAGTGCATGGTGGCTTTCTCTATGGCGACGTTAAAATTATGGTGGAAAATGAGTCTGAGTTGTTGCTAGTTCACCGATCTAAAGATTTTTCCGATGGAGATAAGCCTGTATGGATCGATGTGTATAGGCTTGACCAGAAAGAGAAAAAGTGGTTGTGGTTGTCAAATTTAGGGGATACAGTTGTGTTTTTTGGGCGATGTGGTTCGTTCGCTGCTTCTGCGTTGGATTTGGGTTTTGACAATGGGAATTTTGTGATTTATTCTAACAATAATGACATGAGTATTTTTCACTTGGACCAACGGAAGAATTCGCTTTTATCTGATTATCAAGATTATTTCAAGTTGTTCTGGCCACCTCCAGAGTGGATCATTAGTAGGGGTTTCTAA
- the LOC131625640 gene encoding F-box protein SKIP23-like: MNDILSELHNTIEKSMADWSQLPKDLLLGGEILDSVATFQGEEILDIFTQEYSGEVVMLHRGYNTWAEISSEPNFFHDICIFKGRPCVANETGRTVIIGSDLSVHLMAEPVCDRFFDGYLHIMVENESELLLVHKTNDLYDSFRDEYDNHHVEVRVTFEVFRLDQKEKKWLRLSNLGDTVVFFGQCDSFTASALDLGFDNGNFVIYCNDDDDVKSEMSIFHFDNHDNYPLPDYPDYLKLFWPPPEWILLKNYNPSLASVRYHLAMEGEI, encoded by the exons ATGAATGACATATTGTCTGAATTGCATAATACTATAGAAAAATCCATGGCAGATTGGTCTCAGCTTCCAAAAGATCTTCTGCTG GGGGGAGAGATTCTGGATTCTGTTGCCACGTTTCAGGGGGAAGAGATTCTGGATATTTTCACACAAGAGTACTCTGGGGAGGTGGTGATGCTCCATCGTGGATACAATACATGGGCTGAGATCTCCAGTGAGCCAAATTTCTTCCATGATATTTGCATTTTTAAAGGCCGGCCTTGTGTGGCAAATGAAACCGGTCGGACTGTGATAATTGGATCAGATTTGAGCGTTCATTTGATGGCTGAGCCGGTGTGTGATCGTTTTTTCGATGGCTACCTTCACATTATGGTGGAAAATGAGTCTGAGTTGTTGCTAGTTCACAAAACTAATGATTTGTATGATAGCTTTCGGGATGAGTATGATAATCATCATGTTGAAGTGCGAGTAACGTTTGAAGTGTTTAGGCTTGACCAGAAAGAGAAAAAGTGGTTGAGGTTGTCAAATTTAGGGGATACAGTTGTGTTTTTTGGGCAATGTGATTCGTTCACTGCTTCTGCGTTGGATTTGGGATTTGACAATGGGAATTTTGTGATTTATTGtaacgatgatgatgatgtaaAGAGTGAAATGAGTATATTTCACTTCGACAACCATGACAATTATCCTTTGCCTGATTATCCAGATTATTTGAAGTTGTTCTGGCCACCTCCGGAGTGGATC ttattGAAGAATTATAATCCATCTTTAGCTAGTGTTCGATACCACTTAGCCATGGAAGGAGAGATTTGA
- the LOC131625641 gene encoding F-box protein SKIP23-like, translating to MADWTQLPKDLLLLISEKLNSEFYLIRFRSVCSTWRFSIPKPHNLFPFKLPHFSDSDDCDIHKLYKHSIFLIKPPTTSNQQTLYRPWLVRISPTSSGKFKSCHPILPHSLIIPSYPRLLDFSQLSVFNIGHMYIEGTTQYPYLSTIAYHQYDKSVAAFQGGQPLDILTRRNDSRELMMFRCGDDHWTKITNVAESHEDICIFKGRPCVTDETGRTVMIGSDLSVHLVAEPVFDGDGDGDINIIVENESELLLVHKYEDDDYDGYDDDYDGDEPVKIDVFRLNQKEKKWVKLANLGDRVLFWGQGYSFTASASDLGFDNGNFVIYCNDYDNVFGDTALSVYHLDQRQTFPLSDYPDYVKLFRPPPEWIVSRCHQ from the coding sequence atggcAGATTGGACTCAGCTTCCAAAAGATCTTCTGCTGTTAATATCTGAAAAACTCAACAGTGAATTCTATCTCATTCGCTTTCGTTCTGTCTGTTCCACATGGAGATTTTCCATACCAAAACCTCACAACCTTTTTCCCTTCAAGCTTCCGCACTTCTCGGACTCCGATGATTGTGATATCCACAAACTCTACAAACACAGCATATTTCTCATCAAACCACCCACAACATCAAACCAACAAACTCTATACCGCCCTTGGTTGGTCAGAATCAGTCCAACTTCATCCGGAAAGTTTAAATCATGTCACCCCATTTTACCACACAGTCTTATTATACCTTCTTATCCGCGTCTGCTCGACTTCAGCCAACTCTCTGTCTTCAATATCGGCCACATGTATATTGAGGGGACAACCCAATATCCATATTTATCTACCATTGCATATCATCAATATGATAAGTCTGTTGCCGCGTTTCAGGGGGGACAACCTCTGGATATTCTCACACGCAGGAACGACTCTCGGGAGCTGATGATGTTCCGTTGTGGGGATGATCATTGGACCAAGATCACCAATGTGGCGGAATCCCACGAAGACATTTGCATTTTTAAAGGTCGCCCTTGTGTGACAGACGAAACCGGTCGGACTGTAATGATTGGATCAGATTTGAGCGTTCATTTGGTGGCTGAGCCGGTGTTTGATGGCGATGGCGATGGCGACATTAACATTATAGTTGAAAATGAGTCTGAGTTGTTGCTAGTTCACAaatatgaagatgatgattatgatggttatgatgatgattatgatggaGATGAGCCTGTAAAAATTGATGTGTTTAGGCTTAATCAGAAAGAGAAAAAGTGGGTGAAGCTGGCAAATTTAGGGGATAGGGTTTTGTTTTGGGGGCAAGGATATTCGTTCACTGCTTCTGCATCAGATTTGGGTTTCGACAATGGGAATTTTGTGATATATTGTAACGATTATGATAATGTTTTTGGAGATACTGCACTGAGTGTTTATCACTTGGACCAGCGACAGACTTTTCCCTTGTCTGATTATCCAGATTATGTCAAGTTATTCCGGCCACCTCCGGAGTGGATCGTCAGTAGGTGTCATCAGTAA
- the LOC131625627 gene encoding F-box protein SKIP23-like produces MADWSELPKDLLQLISEKLNNHFYILRFRSVCSSWRLSTPKPRNYFPLKLPHFSRRNKLYNHTIFLIKPPATPNQQTLYRPWLVRICRTSTGKFNLFHPLSRHRLNIPSDSRVLDFSQLSVFNIEQIYICGESYQNSSTIEFCHYDRSVATFHREPILEIVTSNRNSEEMLMFRRKGNGLTKIPNVSSFYRGMCIFKGRPCLTDYTGRTVMIGSNLSVHLVAEPVLGFDFHGDIYIMVENESELLLVQKYDKYEPIDVFRLDQKEKRWLKLENLGDMILFLGRGYSFAISASDLDLDNRNSVIYCSNYIRNEIRVFPLDQHRTFLLSDYPDYFKLFWPPPEWITSRCL; encoded by the coding sequence ATGGCTGATTGGTCTGAGCTTCCAAAAGATCTTCTGCAATTAATATCCGAAAAACTGAACAATCATTTCTACATTCTTCGTTTTCGTTCTGTCTGTTCCTCCTGGCGACTTTCCACACCAAAACCTCGTAACTATTTCCCCTTGAAGCTCCCGCACTTTTCCCGTCGCAACAAACTATACAATCACACCATCTTTCTCATCAAACCACCCGCAACACCCAACCAACAAACTCTCTACCGCCCTTGGTTGGTCAGAATTTGTCGAACTTCAACCGGAAAGTTTAACCTATTTCACCCCCTTTCACGTCACAGACTTAATATACCTTCTGATTCGAGGGTGCTGGACTTCAGCCAACTCTCTGTCTTTAATATCGAACAGATTTATATTTGCGGAGAGTCATATCAAAATTCATCTACCATTGAATTTTGTCATTATGATCGCTCTGTTGCAACGTTTCACAGGGAACCAATTCTGGAGATTGTCACAAGCAATAGAAACTCCGAGGAGATGTTGATGTTCCGTCGCAAAGGCAATGGTTTGACTAAGATCCCCAATGTCTCAAGCTTTTACCGAGGCATGTGCATTTTTAAAGGCCGGCCCTGTCTAACCGACTATACTGGTCGGACTGTGATGATCGGATCAAATTTGAGCGTTCACTTGGTGGCTGAGCCTGTGTTGGGTTTCGATTTCCATGGCGACATTTACATTATGGTGGAAAATGAGTCTGAGTTGTTGCTTGTTCAGAAATATGATAAATATGAGCCTATTGATGTGTTTAGGCTTGACCAGAAAGAGAAAAGGTGGCTGAAGTTGGAAAATTTAGGGGATATGATTTTGTTTTTGGGACGAGGCTATTCGTTTGCTATATCGGCGTCGGATTTGGATTTGGACAATAGGAATTCTGTGATTTATTGTAGTAACTATATTCGTAACGAAATCAGGGTTTTTCCCTTGGATCAACACCGGACTTTTCTTTTGTCTGATTATCCAGATTATTTCAAGTTGTTCTGGCCACCTCCGGAGTGGATCACCAGTAGGTGTTTGTAA
- the LOC131625642 gene encoding uncharacterized protein LOC131625642 translates to MLDWSQLPKDLLQLISQKLNSDFYILRFRSLCSSWRLSIPKPHNHFPLKLSHYSGHCKLYNHNIFLIKPPQYPTNKLSALGTLYSLHGRSLVTFEGEQKRNIITHDSNSGGMKGRPCLAEDTGRTVMIESNLSVHLLVEIGFGDDVIGDIYIIVENEFELLLFHKYNDYVDDELKRGQKKELKVVGHKFKLT, encoded by the exons ATGTTAGATTGGTCTCAGCTTCCAAAAGATCTTCTGCAATTAATATCCCAAAAACTCAATAGTGATTTCTACATTCTTCGTTTTCGTTCTCTCTGTTCCTCATGGCGGCTTTCCATACCAAAACCTCACAACCATTTCCCCTTAAAGCTTTCGCACTATTCCGGTCACTGCAAACTCTACAATCACAACATATTTCTCATCAAACCACCGCAATACCCAACCAACAAACTCTCCGCCCTTG GCACTTTATATTCTCTTCATGGTCGTTCTCTTGTTACGTTTGAGGGGGAACAAAAACGGAATATTATCACACATGATAGTAACTCCGGGGGGATG AAAGGCCGACCTTGTCTAGCTGAAGATACTGGTCGGACTGTGATGATTGAATCAAATTTGAGCGTTCATTTGCTGGTTGAGATTGGGTTTGGTGACGATGTCATTGGAGACATTTACATTATAGTGGAAAATGAGTTTGAGTTGTTACTTTTTCACAAATATAATGATTATGTTGATGATGAGCTT aagaGAGGTCAAAAGAAAGAGTTGAAGGTTGTTGGACACAAGTTTAAGCTTACATAG